Genomic DNA from Halorussus rarus:
CACGAGGCCCGCGCCAGTGCGCGCCGGTGTCGGAAGAAGCGATAGCTCACCCGCGGTACAACGCGTCGCCGTCCCCGTTCTACAACTACGGTTTCACGAACCCAAACGAACTTTCAGCAGGGTTTCCGTAACTGTCAAAGCCGAACGTGTTGAAAACACGGGTATGAGCGCAGACCAGGAACAGCAGTCGATTCGCTGCCTCGTCGCCAAGGTCGGACTGGACGGCCACGACCGGGGCGCCCACGTCATCGCCCGCGCGTTCCGGGACGCAGGGTTCGAGGTCATTTACTCGGGCCTCCACAACGCCCCCGACGAGATCGTGCAGGCGGCCGTCCAGGAGGACGTCAACGTCCTCGGAATCTCCATCCTCTCCGGAGCGCACAACACGCTCGTCCCCAAGATCATCGACGGCCTCAAAGAGTACGACGCCTTCGAGGACACCCTCATCCTGGTCGGCGGGGTCGTCCCGGACGACGACAAGGCCGAACTCAAGGAGATGGGCGTCGCCGAGGTGTTCGGCCCCGGCACCCCGATGGAGGAGACCATCGAGTTCGTCCGGGAGAACGCCCCCGAGCGATGAGTGCCGAGCACGAGCACGCCGACCTCGTCGCGGACCTGCTGGAAGGCAAGCACCGGGCGCTGGCGCGGGTCATCACCAAGATAGAGAACCGGGCGCCGGGCTACCGCGACTTGGTCTCCCAGCTCCACGACCACACCGGCGACGCCGAGGTCATCGGCATCACCGGCAGCCCCGGCGCCGGCAAGTCGACGCTCGTGGACAAGATGGCCGACTACTACCGCGACCGGGGCGAGACCGTCGGCGTCATCGCGGTCGACCCCTCCTCGCCGTTCACGGGCGGCGCGGTGCTGGGCGACCGCATCCGGATGGCGAGCAACGTCGGCGACATGGACGTGTTCTTCCGGTCGATGAGCGCGAGGGGGAGCCTCGGCGGGCTCTCGACCGCGACCACCGACGCGGTGAAGGCGCTCGACGCGTTCGGCAAGGACAAGGTAATCATCGAGACGGTCGGCGCCGGCCAGAACGAGATCGACATCGTGAAGTCGGCCGACACGGTCGCGGTGCTGGTCCCGCCGGGGAGCGGCGACGACGTCCAGATGCTCAAGGCCGGCATCCTCGAGATCGGCGACGTGTTCGTCGTCAACAAGGCCGACCTCGACGGCGCGGACCGCACCGTCCAGGAGCTCCGGGAGATGGTCCACATGCAGAACGACCACACCGCGGGGCTCGCGACCGGTCACCACGGCGCGGGAGGACTTCCGGCGGACGAGAGCGGTGACGACGACACTACTGGCGACGAGGCAGCCGACGGCTGGGAGCCCCAGATCGTCGAGACCGTCGCAGAGAGCGGCGAGGGCGTCGAGCGACTGGTCGAGACGCTGGCCGACCACCGCGCCCACCTCGAATCGTCGGGCATGCTCGCCGAGAAGGAGCGGATGCGCTACGCCGAGGAGATCCGGAACCTGCTCCGCGAGGACGTCGGCGACATGCTGGAAGGCGAGATCGAGCGCCACGGCGGGATGGACGACCTGGTCGAGCGCGTTCGGAAGCGCGAGACCGACCCCTACTCTGTGGCCGACGAGGTCATCGCTCCCATCGAGGACTGCCTCGACGAACCGGAGTGACCCGGCCAGCGACCGCTCGCGGGACGACTCCCTTTTTCGAGAACCGTCGCGACTCCGCCTGCTGACGCGCCGCTACGTGTGATACGGAACTGCGGAAAACGAAAACTCGAAACTGACGTCTAGATCTCGCTCTCGAAGTCGTCGAGCGAGTAGGTCGGCTCGGCGCCGCGGCGGTCGAGCGTCTCGTTGGCCAGCAGCCAGTAGACGACCGACAGCGCCTTGCGGCCCTTGTTGTTCGTGGGGACCACGAGGTCGACGTTGCTGGTGTTGTTGTTGGAGTCGCACATCGCGATGACCGGGATGCCCACCGTGATGGCCTCGGTGACGGCCTGCGCGTCGCCGATGGGGTCGGTCACGACCACGACGTCGGGCTCGATGTAGCCGTCGTACTTGGGGTTGGTGAGCGTCCCGGGGATGAACCGGCCGGTCCGGGCGCGCGCGCCGACCGCCTCCGCGAACTTCTCGGCGGGGAAGCGACCGTACTGGCGCGAACTGGTCACCAGGATCTGCTCGGGGTTGTAGTTGGCCAGGAAGTCCGCGGCGGTCCGGATGCGCTGGTCGGTCTTCGAGACGTCGAGGACGTACAGCCCGTCGGTCCGGACGCGGTGGATGAACCGCTCCATGTCCTGGGTCTTCTGCTGGGTCCCGATGTGGACGCCCGCGCCGAGGTAGTCCTCGACGGGGATGAGGAGGTCGGCCTCCTCCTGGTTCTCCATGACGTCCTCGTCGAGGGCCGGGCCCGCGTCGGCCTCCTCCTCGGTCTCGGCCTCGGCCGGCTCGTCGGTCGTCTGTTCGTCGTCGGCCTCCGCCGCCACGTCCTCGTCGGGCTCCTCGGCCGGCTCCGCACCGCCCGCGCCCTCGGGCTCGGGGTCGATCTCCGATTCCGCGGCGTCGAGGCCTTCCTCGTCTTCTACCTGTTCGGGGTCGTTCTCGCTCATAGTCGTGATACGTTTTGCTCGATTCGGATGAGTTCGTTCAGCTTGGCGGTTCGCTCGCCGCCGACCGCGCCCGTCTTGATGAACGGGGCGCCGGTCGCCACGGCGAGGTGTGCGATGGTCGTGTCCTCGGTCTCCCCGCTCCGGTGGGAGATGACCGGCTCGTAGCCGTTCTCGACGGCGAGCTCGACGGCGTCGACCGCGTCCGACAGCGTGCCGATCTGGTTGGGCTTGACGAGGATGGAGTTGCCGGCTCCCTGCTGGATGCCGGTCTCCAGTCGCTCGACGTTGGTGACGAACAGGTCGTCGCCGCAGATCAGCGTCCGGTCGCCGACCCGCTTGGTCAGCTCCGCGAAGCCCTCGTAGTCGTTCTCGTCGAGGGGGTCCTCGACGTACGCGAGGTCGTACTCGTCGACGAGGTCGGCGACGTACGCGATCTGCTCGTCGGTCGACCGGGTCGTCTCGCGGTAGACGTACTCCTCGTCGTCTTCGTCGTACATCTCCGAGGCGGCCACGTCGAGCCCGAACTTCACGTCGAAGCCGAACTCGTCGGCCACGGTCTCGGTCGCCTCGTCGACGATCTCGAACGCCTCCTCGTCGTCGATGGAGGGCGCCCACGCGCCCTCGTCGCCCTTGCCGGCCGCGACGCCCCGCTCGTCGAGCAGGTCGTGGACCGCCTGGTGGACCGCGGCGTTGGCGAACACCGCGTCCTGGACGCTCGGCGCGCCGAGGGGGACGGCGAGGAACTCCTGGATCGCTGTCGCGTCCGCGGCGTGCTCGCCGCCGCCGACCACGTTGCCCAGCGGCGTGGGGAACTCCTCGCCCCGGAAGGCGCCGCCGAGGTGCTGGTACAGCGGCGCGCCGAGCACGTCCGCTGCGGCCTTCGCGGCGGCCATGCTGACGGCGACCGCGCTGTTCGCGCCGATCTCCGAGAAGTCGTCGGTACCGTCGGCGGCCCGGAGGGTGCGGTCGACGTCGCGCTGGTCGCCGACGAAGACCTTGCCTTCGAGCCGGGGGACGGCATGTTCGCGCGCCGACGCGATGGCCTCGCTCGGGTCGAGTTCGATGGCCTCGTACTCACCGGTTGAGGCGCCGCTCGGCGCCGCCGCCCGGCCGAAGCCGCCGCTTTCGGTGAGGACGTCGGCCTCGACCGTCCGGTTGCCCCGGGAGTCGAGGATCTGGCGGAGCCGCACGTCGCTGACGAGCGTCATCGCTCACCCCGGCGCACCGTGAACGGCAGGACGCCGGCGTCGTACTCGTCGGCCGCGATGAGGATGGGCTCGGTCTGGTCGGTGTCGGTCAGCACGGGCGCGCCGTACGACACCTGCAGGGCGCGAGCCCCGATGATGCGAGCCTTCTCGTAGCGGGAGTAGCGTTGCTGAGCCATTACTGGTAGGGAGCGACGATGTCGACGAGGTCCTTGTGCGACACGAGCATCCGGCGGCAGCACTGTCGCTCGACGCCGAGTTCGTCGAGGACCTTCTCGGGGTCCTCGTCGCCCTCCTTCGTCGCCGACCGTGCCTTGAACTCCTCCCAGTACTCCCCGACGACCTTGCCGCACGTGAAACAGCGGACGGGTACCATCATGTTATCGGGCCTCCGTTCGGAACCGCGGGTTTCCTGTCATGGTGATCACCGGTAGGACTTCTGGTAGCGGGCGCGAGCGCCGGGACCGCCCCACTTCTTGGGCTCGGAGCGACGCGAGTCGTTGACCAGCAGCGACCGGTCGAACTCGATGAACGCGTCCCGGAGCTCGGCGTCGTTGGTGTACTGGACGAGCCCGCGCGCGATGGCGGTGCGGACCGCGTCGGCCTGGCCGCTGATGCCGCCGCCCTGGACGTCGACTTCGACGTCGACGTTGTCGCGCTCGTCCTCGCCGGCGACGCGGAACGGCTCGAGCATCTTGAGCCGGGCCGTCTCCGGTTCGACCAGCTCGACGGGCTGGGAGTTGATGCGCACGCGGCCCTCGCCCTCGATGACGGTGGCGCGGGCGATGGCCGTCTTCTTCTTGCCGCTCGTGTTGGTTACCATGTGACGTTAGCACCCAGGTTCTCGCTGACTTCGCCCAGCTGGACGAAGCGGATGTTCGACAGCCGGTCCAGCGACGTGCCCTCGAGGACCTCGCCGTCCTCGTCGAAGGGGTTGCCGACGTAGACGCGGACGTTCTCGAACGCCTCGCGGCCGCGGTCCTTCTTGTACGGGACCATGCCGCGGATGGAACGCTTGAAGATCATGTCGGGGCGCTTGGGGTAGTACGGACCGCTGTCCGACCCCAGCTCGGCGCGCTTCTCGTAGGTGGACATGACGTCCTCCTCGCTGCCGGTGATGACCGCGTCCTCGGCGTTGATGACCGCCACGCGCTCGCCGTCGAGCGCGCGCTGTGCGACCTTGCTGGCCACGCGACCGAGGATGCAGTCGCGGGCGTCGACGACGACGTCTGCGTCGAATTCTGCGAGACTCATCGGATCACCCGCACGTCGGAGCCGTCTGGATTCTGTTCGATAGCCTGTTCGAGTTCGAGCGCCTCACCGTCGGCCTGCTGGATCTTGGTCTCCGCGCTGGACGAGAAGTCCACGGCGGCGACCGTGACGTTCTTCTGCAGGACGCCGCTTCCGAGAACCTTGCCGGGCACGATGACGGTCTCGTCCTCCTCGGCGTACCGCTCGATGCGGCCGAGGTTGACTTCCGCGTGGGTGCTCCGGGGCTTCTCGAGGCGGTCCGCGACAGTGCTCCACACGTCGGCGTCCGAATCGCGGGACACCGACTTGAGGTCGGCGATGAGACTGGTAAGCCTCGGATTCGTCTTGCTCATACTACTTCCTCCTGATGGAATCGAAAACTGGAGTGCAGGGAGCAGGATTTGAACCTGCGGACTCCTACGAGACAGCGCCCTGAACGCTGCGCCGTTGGCCTGACTTGGCTATCCCTGCACGTCTGAGAACACACGTGCAGCCCGTCGCGGGCATCAGTGTGTAGTGGGTGGCCCTTCAAACCAGTTTCGGTCTGACTCGACCCTGGACGCCCCGTCGTCGCCGCGGAGTCCTGCGACTTTCCGGAAGCGTCGAACGCCGAAACGCGGTCTGAAGTGCCCTGCATGGTTCTATAGCTGTACTGCTTCTTCGAGCTCGGCCGCGCGGTCGCCGATGGAGGCGGCGGCCTCGGTCACGAGCTCGTCGATGGTCAGCGACCCGTCGGTCTCGACGTGGAACACGAAGGCGTTGTCGACGTCGTGGACCTCGACCTCCTTGCCGGGGTACCGCTCGGTGAGGTCGTGGTCGAACTCGGAGGTGGGGACGAGCTCCCCGTCCTCCTCGATGACGCCGCGGAGGATGTTGGTCTCCTCCTCGTCGTACTCGTCGCGGTCGCCGACGACCTCCACGCGCTGGAGGTGCCGGTAGCCGACCGCCACGCCGCCCTGGTGCTTGGCGTGGTCCTTCCCGGTCGAGAGGACGGCGTCGGCCTCGAGTTCGAGCCGCTGGCCGTCTTTGAGGTCGATGATGGGGACGTTGCCGTCGGCCGGCTGGACCATCCCGTCGGAGCTCACGAGGTCGCCCGAGTAGGCGGTCCCCGGGCCCGACACGTCGAGGCTGAGGGTGACGGTGTCGCCCTCCTCGAACTCGCCCAGCGGCGTGCTGAGCGGGACTAGCCCGAGTCGCAGGCCGATCTGCTCGTCGAACATCACCGACGAGTTCTCCACCATCCGCACCGTCTCGATGGAGAGGGTCGGCACGTCGGCGACGATGGCCCGCCGGATGCCGTTGGCGAACGCCGGGGTCGCGCCGCGCACGAGGAACCGGGCCTCCCGGTCCCCGCGTTCGACGAACTCAACCTCGTAGTCTTCGGTCATGGGTTAGAATCCGCTCTTGCCCTTGGGGGCGCGGGTGCCGTCGTGCGGGATGGGGGTCACGTCCTCGATGCGACCGATCTCGAGGCCGGCGCGGGCCAGCGCCCGGATGGTCGCCTGCGCGCCCGGGCCGGGGTTCTGCTGGAGGTTCCCGCCGGGTCCGCGCACCCGGACGTGGACGCCCTCGATGCCCGCGGCCTTGACCTCCTCGGCGACCGTCTCGGCCATCTGCATCGCGGCGTACGGCGAGGACTCGTCGCGGTTCTGCTTGACGACGGTCCCGCCGCTGCTCTTCGCGATGGTCTCGGCGCCGGTCAGGTCGGTGACCGTGATGATGGTGTTGTTGAACGATGCGTGCACGTGGGCGACGCCCCACTTGTCGTCCTGAGATTCGCTCATTCGTTACCCTCCGCTCGCTCGGGGTGGAGTTCGTCCGCCAGCGGGCTGTTCTCGTCGAACTCGACGGTGCTCTCCTCGGCCACCTCGACCTTGTAGGAGGGCGCCTGGACGCGCTGGTCGTCGACGGTGACGTGGCCGTGGACGACGAACTGACGCGCCTGGTTGGGCGTGTTGCCCAGGCCCTTCCGGTAGGCGACCGTCTGGAGCCGGCGCTCCAGCACGTCGGTCACCTCGAGCAGCAGGACGTCGTCGAGCTCGTCGCCGTCGTCGAGGACGCCGATGCGCTGGAGGTGGGCGACGAACTCCTGGCCCTCCTCGGCCTCGGTGTCGCCCTGCGCGCGCTGGGCGAGCAGGTTCCGGGCCTCGCGGCGGTAGCCCCGAAGCTCGGACTGGGCCCGCCAGAGCTCCTCCTTGTTCTGGAGGCCGTAGCGGTCGACCAGGCTGCGCTCCTCGGAGATGCGCTCGCCCTGGTAGGGATGGTTGGGCGTCTCGTAGAACTTGGTGTTCTCGCCGAGCGCCATTACTCCTCACCACCCTCTTCTTCGGCCGCCTCTTCGGCGGCCTGTTCTTCCTTGATCTCCTCGACGTTGACGCCGATGGTGCCCTCGGTACGCCCCGTCGAGCGGGTGCGCTGACCGCGGACCTTCTGACCGCGCTTGTGGCGGACGCCCTTGTACGAGTCGATCATCTTCATCCGGTTGATGTCCTGCCGACGGGTCATGTTCAGGTCGTTGCCCGTCTGGTGGGTCGTCTCGCCGGAGAAGTACTCGTTGCGGTGGTTCGCGAGCCATTCGGGGACCTTGTCGCCGAAGCTCTCGACCGCCTCGACGACGGTCTCGATCTCGTCGTCGTCGAGTCGGCCGAACGTCGCCGTGCGGTCGACGCCTGTCTGCTCGGCGATGATGCGCGCCGCTCGGCGACCGATCCCGTTCAGTTCCGACAGGGACCGCTCGACGGACTTCGTCCCATCGAGGTCTGTCTGCCCGATGCGGACGAAGTATCGGAGGTCCTCGTCTTCCTCCTGTGGTTCTTCCGTGCTCATGGTTGGATACTGGAAAGCGTCGAGGGAGGGATTTGAACCCTCGAGGCTTGACGCCACAGAGTTAGCAACCCTGCGCCGTGGGCCAGACTAGGCTACCTCGACACGCGTGCATTCACTGTCGCCCTTCCGGACTCGGGACCCGACGCCCCTACAGGTTTGCGAGTAAACGTACCGGTGGCGGGTATATAAATACAACGAAACGCCGACTCCCTGCGGCGGGCTCCCACTGCGGAACGCGGCCCAGTTCGGTTGTCCGCGAGGCTAGTCGTTCGACCGTTCAGGAGGTGCCCCAGTCCCAGTCGCTCTCGTCACCCCCGACCTCTATTTGTTCGACCCGTCCCAACTCCTCCCAGGCGGCGTCACCGTCGGCGGCGTCGGAGCGGCGGACCGACAGGTCTCCCCAGCCGTCGTCGTACTCGGCCGAGAGCTCGTACCGCTCGGTGGACCCGTCCCCGGGCCGGACTTCGACCCGGAGCGACTCCTCGGGCACGTAGTCGATGGGGCTCGCAGGCCCCTCGAAGGTGGTCCCGTCCGCGAGCGCGACGCGCACGCGGTCGTTCAGGTCGGCCTCGCCGAGGCGCTCGACCAGTTCGGACTCGCTCATGGGTCGGCCTTCACGGGAGTCGCGGTTAAGCGTGCGGGCCGGGAGCCGTGCAGTTCGGTAACCGCGAAGAACCGACCGAATTCAACGACCGCCGCTCGCGGGTCAGCTGCGGGCAGGAAAGTCGCTCAGGCTTCGAGACCGCTGACGTACTTGTCGTTGATCTCCCACTCGCCGTCGTCGCCCTTCACCATGTACTCGCCGTAGTAGGGCACCCGGTTCGCCACTGTCTCCCGGAACGTCTCGCGAATCTCCTCCTTCGACATCTCGCCCATCGGCCGGAGGTCGTCGTTGCGGTTCAGACACCCCTTCAGGTATCCCTCGTGCGTGACGCGCACGCGATGGCAGTTCGCGCAGAACTGCGGGTTCTCGACCGGGTCGACGATCTCGACCATCCCGCTCGACTCGTCGGCGGCGGTCCCGCCGACCCAGTAGCGGTTGCGGTTGTGCATGTCCCGGGTCTCGACCTCGTCGGCGATGTCCGCCAGCCAGTCGTGGACGCGCCCGATGTCGATGTTCCACTCGGGCTTGCCGGTGAGTTCGGGCATGTACTGGATGAGCTGGAGCTGGAGCCCCTCGTTCTCGGCGACGTGCTCGACCATCTCCTCGACGTAGCCCGCGGTGTGCTCGAACACGACCATGTTGAGCTTCACGGGGTCGAGGCCGGCGTCGACGGCGGCGTGGACGCCCTCGATGACCTTGTCGTAGGCGCCGCTCTGGGTCACCTCGGCGAACGCTTCCGGGTCGAGGGCGTCCTGCGAGACGTTGACTCGCTCCAGGCCCGCGTCCACAAGGCCTTCGGCGCGACCGGGGAGGAAGGTGCCGTTGGTCGTGAGCGACACCTCCATCTCGTCGGGCGTCCGCCGGATGATCTCCTCCAGGTCGTCCCGGAGCATCGGCTCGCCGCCGGTGAACTTCACCTTCTCGACGTCGAACTCCCGGGCCACCTCCAGGAAGCGGACGACCTCGTCGGCTGTCATCTCGTCGTCCTGGGGATCCATCGGCCCCCGGGTGTCCCCCAGCCCCTCGTTGTGGCAGTAGACGCAGTCGAAGTTGCACCGGTCGGTGAGCGAGACCCGAACGCCGGAGACTTCGCGCCCGAAATCGTCCTCCAACATCTCTTGTGGACGTTTCGCGTCAGAGTCCTTAAAATCGCTGTCGACACCGCCGGCTTCGTAACCGGTTTTGGTTACCTCTCGCTGGGGCTACCTGTGTCTCGCACTTCGAACCCGCTCGGAGCGACCCGGAAGTTGACAAGGCTTATCGACGCCTCGGCCCGTACCCTCGATATGGACGAATCAGAGGTACGCGAGCTACTCCGCGAGGTCGAGGATCCCGACCTCGGGGACGACATCGTCTCGCTCGGACTCGTCAACGACGTGGCGGTCGAGAGCGACACCGCCAGCATCTCCCTGGCGCTCGGCGCGCCCTACTCGCCCCACGAGACCCAGATTGCGAATCGCGTCCGCGAGGTCCTCTCGGACCACGGAATGGAAGCCGACCTCTCGGCCCGCGTGGACGACGGCATCAGCGCCGACGAGCAGGTGCT
This window encodes:
- a CDS encoding cobalamin B12-binding domain-containing protein, whose translation is MSADQEQQSIRCLVAKVGLDGHDRGAHVIARAFRDAGFEVIYSGLHNAPDEIVQAAVQEDVNVLGISILSGAHNTLVPKIIDGLKEYDAFEDTLILVGGVVPDDDKAELKEMGVAEVFGPGTPMEETIEFVRENAPER
- the meaB gene encoding methylmalonyl Co-A mutase-associated GTPase MeaB, with the translated sequence MSAEHEHADLVADLLEGKHRALARVITKIENRAPGYRDLVSQLHDHTGDAEVIGITGSPGAGKSTLVDKMADYYRDRGETVGVIAVDPSSPFTGGAVLGDRIRMASNVGDMDVFFRSMSARGSLGGLSTATTDAVKALDAFGKDKVIIETVGAGQNEIDIVKSADTVAVLVPPGSGDDVQMLKAGILEIGDVFVVNKADLDGADRTVQELREMVHMQNDHTAGLATGHHGAGGLPADESGDDDTTGDEAADGWEPQIVETVAESGEGVERLVETLADHRAHLESSGMLAEKERMRYAEEIRNLLREDVGDMLEGEIERHGGMDDLVERVRKRETDPYSVADEVIAPIEDCLDEPE
- the rpsB gene encoding 30S ribosomal protein S2; translated protein: MSENDPEQVEDEEGLDAAESEIDPEPEGAGGAEPAEEPDEDVAAEADDEQTTDEPAEAETEEEADAGPALDEDVMENQEEADLLIPVEDYLGAGVHIGTQQKTQDMERFIHRVRTDGLYVLDVSKTDQRIRTAADFLANYNPEQILVTSSRQYGRFPAEKFAEAVGARARTGRFIPGTLTNPKYDGYIEPDVVVVTDPIGDAQAVTEAITVGIPVIAMCDSNNNTSNVDLVVPTNNKGRKALSVVYWLLANETLDRRGAEPTYSLDDFESEI
- the eno gene encoding phosphopyruvate hydratase — encoded protein: MTLVSDVRLRQILDSRGNRTVEADVLTESGGFGRAAAPSGASTGEYEAIELDPSEAIASAREHAVPRLEGKVFVGDQRDVDRTLRAADGTDDFSEIGANSAVAVSMAAAKAAADVLGAPLYQHLGGAFRGEEFPTPLGNVVGGGEHAADATAIQEFLAVPLGAPSVQDAVFANAAVHQAVHDLLDERGVAAGKGDEGAWAPSIDDEEAFEIVDEATETVADEFGFDVKFGLDVAASEMYDEDDEEYVYRETTRSTDEQIAYVADLVDEYDLAYVEDPLDENDYEGFAELTKRVGDRTLICGDDLFVTNVERLETGIQQGAGNSILVKPNQIGTLSDAVDAVELAVENGYEPVISHRSGETEDTTIAHLAVATGAPFIKTGAVGGERTAKLNELIRIEQNVSRL
- a CDS encoding DNA-directed RNA polymerase subunit K codes for the protein MAQQRYSRYEKARIIGARALQVSYGAPVLTDTDQTEPILIAADEYDAGVLPFTVRRGER
- a CDS encoding DNA-directed RNA polymerase subunit N encodes the protein MMVPVRCFTCGKVVGEYWEEFKARSATKEGDEDPEKVLDELGVERQCCRRMLVSHKDLVDIVAPYQ
- a CDS encoding 30S ribosomal protein S9, which translates into the protein MVTNTSGKKKTAIARATVIEGEGRVRINSQPVELVEPETARLKMLEPFRVAGEDERDNVDVEVDVQGGGISGQADAVRTAIARGLVQYTNDAELRDAFIEFDRSLLVNDSRRSEPKKWGGPGARARYQKSYR
- a CDS encoding 50S ribosomal protein L13 — encoded protein: MSLAEFDADVVVDARDCILGRVASKVAQRALDGERVAVINAEDAVITGSEEDVMSTYEKRAELGSDSGPYYPKRPDMIFKRSIRGMVPYKKDRGREAFENVRVYVGNPFDEDGEVLEGTSLDRLSNIRFVQLGEVSENLGANVTW
- a CDS encoding 50S ribosomal protein L18e — protein: MSKTNPRLTSLIADLKSVSRDSDADVWSTVADRLEKPRSTHAEVNLGRIERYAEEDETVIVPGKVLGSGVLQKNVTVAAVDFSSSAETKIQQADGEALELEQAIEQNPDGSDVRVIR
- a CDS encoding DNA-directed RNA polymerase subunit D, whose amino-acid sequence is MTEDYEVEFVERGDREARFLVRGATPAFANGIRRAIVADVPTLSIETVRMVENSSVMFDEQIGLRLGLVPLSTPLGEFEEGDTVTLSLDVSGPGTAYSGDLVSSDGMVQPADGNVPIIDLKDGQRLELEADAVLSTGKDHAKHQGGVAVGYRHLQRVEVVGDRDEYDEEETNILRGVIEEDGELVPTSEFDHDLTERYPGKEVEVHDVDNAFVFHVETDGSLTIDELVTEAAASIGDRAAELEEAVQL
- a CDS encoding 30S ribosomal protein S11 gives rise to the protein MSESQDDKWGVAHVHASFNNTIITVTDLTGAETIAKSSGGTVVKQNRDESSPYAAMQMAETVAEEVKAAGIEGVHVRVRGPGGNLQQNPGPGAQATIRALARAGLEIGRIEDVTPIPHDGTRAPKGKSGF
- a CDS encoding 30S ribosomal protein S4 produces the protein MALGENTKFYETPNHPYQGERISEERSLVDRYGLQNKEELWRAQSELRGYRREARNLLAQRAQGDTEAEEGQEFVAHLQRIGVLDDGDELDDVLLLEVTDVLERRLQTVAYRKGLGNTPNQARQFVVHGHVTVDDQRVQAPSYKVEVAEESTVEFDENSPLADELHPERAEGNE
- a CDS encoding 30S ribosomal protein S13, which codes for MSTEEPQEEDEDLRYFVRIGQTDLDGTKSVERSLSELNGIGRRAARIIAEQTGVDRTATFGRLDDDEIETVVEAVESFGDKVPEWLANHRNEYFSGETTHQTGNDLNMTRRQDINRMKMIDSYKGVRHKRGQKVRGQRTRSTGRTEGTIGVNVEEIKEEQAAEEAAEEEGGEE
- the moaA gene encoding GTP 3',8-cyclase MoaA: MLEDDFGREVSGVRVSLTDRCNFDCVYCHNEGLGDTRGPMDPQDDEMTADEVVRFLEVAREFDVEKVKFTGGEPMLRDDLEEIIRRTPDEMEVSLTTNGTFLPGRAEGLVDAGLERVNVSQDALDPEAFAEVTQSGAYDKVIEGVHAAVDAGLDPVKLNMVVFEHTAGYVEEMVEHVAENEGLQLQLIQYMPELTGKPEWNIDIGRVHDWLADIADEVETRDMHNRNRYWVGGTAADESSGMVEIVDPVENPQFCANCHRVRVTHEGYLKGCLNRNDDLRPMGEMSKEEIRETFRETVANRVPYYGEYMVKGDDGEWEINDKYVSGLEA